In Patescibacteria group bacterium, a single window of DNA contains:
- a CDS encoding acyltransferase: MRKNYDTTIDVLRLISIFAVVLIHTTTRELEVTHYDLINNQISLFLNQAARFAVPLFFLISGFVLELSYRENENYFNYLKRRLSKILLPYLIWSLIYYFFIYTNHSEDLIHALIDGSSSYQLYFIPSLFIFYLIFPILHKIKLKKYILIVLFVIQILILNYVYKYFTFPLPYPIAVAVFNFFVFILGIYLVRNINDFKKILNKIWVLLIPVTIYLAYFIFKEGFNRYYQTWNVAAFYIQFRPSILIYTIFVFGILYFIFSKIKINFLSELSRLSFFVFFIHVIILENVWKYLSPKNDLVFFGIVSIISFSVAYLIHRFLPIASKCLG; encoded by the coding sequence ATGCGCAAAAACTATGATACCACAATTGATGTTTTGAGATTAATTTCAATTTTTGCAGTTGTCCTTATTCACACGACAACACGAGAACTGGAAGTAACTCATTATGATTTAATTAATAATCAAATTAGTTTATTTTTAAATCAGGCTGCAAGATTTGCAGTACCTTTATTTTTTTTGATATCAGGATTTGTTTTGGAATTATCATATCGAGAAAATGAAAATTATTTTAATTATTTAAAAAGAAGGTTATCGAAAATATTATTGCCATATCTGATTTGGAGTTTAATATATTATTTTTTTATCTACACAAATCATAGTGAAGATTTGATACATGCATTAATTGATGGGAGCTCTTCTTATCAACTTTATTTTATCCCTTCTTTATTTATTTTTTATTTAATTTTTCCAATATTGCATAAAATTAAATTAAAAAAATATATCTTGATTGTTTTATTTGTAATACAAATTTTAATTTTAAATTATGTTTATAAATATTTTACTTTTCCTCTACCTTATCCAATTGCTGTAGCAGTTTTTAATTTTTTTGTTTTTATACTGGGAATTTATTTAGTGAGAAATATTAATGATTTTAAAAAAATACTTAATAAAATATGGGTTTTACTAATTCCTGTAACAATTTATTTAGCTTATTTTATTTTCAAAGAAGGATTTAACAGATATTATCAAACATGGAATGTTGCAGCATTTTACATACAATTTCGACCTTCTATTTTAATTTATACAATTTTTGTTTTTGGAATTTTGTATTTTATTTTTAGCAAAATTAAAATTAATTTTTTGTCAGAACTTTCTAGACTCTCTTTCTTTGTTTTCTTTATTCACGTAATTATTTTAGAAAATGTTTGGAAATATTTATCGCCGAAAAATGATTTGGTATTTTTTGGAATAGTTTCTATAATTTCTTTTTCTGTTGCTTATTTAATCCATCGCTTTTTGCCAATCGCCAGCAAATGTCTGGGATAA
- a CDS encoding FAD-dependent oxidoreductase — protein sequence MKLKLVSKRQEILDVTTFIFEPQEKIKWIAGQYLHWVLHHEPTDDRGSDRWFTISSAPFEKEIHITTRFNKERSSSFKNKLFSLEIGKSIENSYLEGDFIVTDPNKKYIFLAGGIGITPFRSIIKQLDHDKLPINVDLLYANHDQNIVFKKELEEISKRNPNFKITYIFSPEHIDENKIKQIVSFQNKIIYVSGPELMVEDLIKMLKEIGIKEENIKGDWFPNYPKF from the coding sequence ATGAAGCTTAAATTAGTTTCCAAACGCCAAGAAATCCTAGACGTAACCACTTTTATTTTTGAGCCACAAGAAAAAATAAAATGGATTGCAGGCCAATATCTCCACTGGGTTTTACACCATGAACCAACTGACGACAGGGGATCTGACCGTTGGTTTACGATTTCGTCCGCTCCTTTTGAAAAAGAAATCCATATTACAACCAGATTTAATAAAGAAAGATCAAGTTCTTTTAAAAATAAATTATTCAGTTTAGAAATCGGCAAGAGCATTGAAAATTCCTATCTCGAAGGTGATTTTATTGTTACTGATCCAAATAAGAAATATATTTTTCTTGCAGGCGGGATTGGAATTACTCCATTTAGAAGCATAATCAAACAATTAGATCACGACAAATTACCAATAAATGTAGATTTGCTTTATGCAAATCACGATCAAAATATTGTTTTCAAAAAGGAATTAGAAGAAATCTCAAAGAGAAATCCCAATTTTAAAATTACTTACATATTTTCACCAGAACATATTGATGAAAATAAAATCAAACAAATTGTAAGCTTTCAAAACAAAATAATCTATGTTTCCGGTCCTGAACTAATGGTTGAAGATTTAATAAAAATGTTAAAAGAAATAGGAATAAAAGAAGAAAATATAAAAGGCGATTGGTTTCCAAATTACCCAAAGTTTTAA
- a CDS encoding VOC family protein, with amino-acid sequence MLNFNSILLSTENHKKLAEFYIKVFDMKPTMEDKGYTGFLVGSCFFSIGAHDKIRGKNTNPDRILFNFESKDVKEEFERIKEIEGVKIIKEPYSMGEDNNYWIATLADPDGNYFQLISPWEG; translated from the coding sequence GTGTTAAATTTTAATTCCATTCTTCTTTCAACAGAAAATCACAAAAAGCTTGCAGAATTTTATATCAAAGTTTTTGACATGAAACCAACGATGGAAGATAAAGGTTATACTGGTTTTTTAGTTGGTAGTTGTTTCTTTAGCATTGGCGCGCACGACAAGATCCGCGGTAAAAATACCAATCCTGACAGGATCTTATTTAATTTTGAAAGCAAAGACGTTAAGGAAGAATTTGAAAGAATAAAAGAAATTGAAGGCGTAAAAATTATCAAAGAACCATATTCAATGGGAGAAGATAATAATTATTGGATTGCAACTCTTGCAGATCCAGATGGAAATTATTTTCAGCTAATTTCTCCTTGGGAAGGTTAA
- a CDS encoding MGMT family protein, producing the protein MGFTDKVYKIVSKIPKGKVATYGQVAKLAGSPLASRAVGLAMKNNPNAPIVPCHRVVAADGSLTGYSGVGGVEGKRKMLIKEGVEFKGNKVDLEESQWKK; encoded by the coding sequence ATGGGCTTTACTGATAAAGTTTACAAAATAGTTAGTAAAATTCCAAAAGGCAAAGTGGCAACTTATGGTCAAGTTGCAAAACTTGCCGGAAGTCCGCTCGCTTCTCGCGCTGTTGGATTAGCAATGAAAAATAATCCCAATGCTCCGATTGTTCCTTGTCATAGAGTTGTCGCCGCAGACGGAAGTTTAACGGGTTACTCAGGTGTCGGTGGAGTAGAAGGCAAAAGAAAAATGCTCATTAAAGAAGGCGTAGAGTTTAAAGGAAATAAAGTCGACCTTGAAGAATCTCAGTGGAAAAAGTGA
- a CDS encoding DEAD/DEAH box helicase, whose amino-acid sequence MYNKNRNHKDSFRGGNRNFRNNNHFRSRGGARARFRAKNFDPTNMINNLNSMPQEEVVVKEFIAKNKFSDFKLDRRLETNIINKNYINPTPIQDAAIPELLRGHDLVGIAKTGSGKTAAFLIPLINKVLRNPDQKVLILAPTRELAVQIRDELREFTYNTNLQSVLCIGGVSMHGQIKILRRNPQFVIGTPGRLKDLEDQHQINFNNYRNIVLDEVDHMLDMGFIQDVDYIINKLPYARQSLFFSATITDGVERVMKKFLKNPVTIKIESNAPTANVSQQIVKTNGKSKIEVLHELLISPGFEKVLIFGRTKFGVEKLSRELIDRGFKAASIHGNKSQNQRQRALSEFKDGYVKILLATDVASRGLDIPDVTHVINYELPESYEDYIHRIGRTGRADKKGTALTFVN is encoded by the coding sequence ATGTACAACAAAAACAGAAATCATAAAGACAGTTTCCGTGGAGGAAATAGAAACTTTAGGAATAATAATCATTTTAGGTCTCGCGGAGGCGCTCGCGCTCGTTTTCGTGCCAAAAATTTTGACCCAACAAACATGATTAATAATCTTAATAGCATGCCCCAGGAAGAAGTTGTTGTAAAAGAATTTATTGCCAAAAATAAATTTTCAGATTTTAAGTTAGATAGGCGCCTGGAAACAAATATTATTAATAAAAATTATATAAATCCAACTCCTATTCAAGATGCTGCTATCCCAGAACTTTTAAGAGGCCATGATTTAGTCGGTATTGCCAAAACCGGTTCAGGTAAAACTGCAGCTTTTCTTATTCCTTTAATTAACAAAGTTTTAAGAAATCCTGATCAAAAAGTTTTAATTTTAGCTCCCACTCGTGAGCTTGCAGTCCAAATCAGAGATGAACTTCGTGAATTTACTTACAATACAAATTTACAAAGTGTTCTTTGTATTGGAGGAGTTAGTATGCACGGCCAGATTAAAATTTTACGAAGAAATCCTCAATTTGTTATTGGTACTCCTGGCCGCTTAAAAGATCTTGAAGATCAACACCAAATAAATTTTAATAATTATAGAAATATCGTTCTTGACGAAGTCGACCACATGCTTGATATGGGCTTTATCCAGGATGTAGATTACATCATTAATAAACTTCCATACGCCCGTCAGTCTTTATTTTTCTCAGCAACGATAACGGACGGTGTCGAGAGAGTTATGAAAAAGTTTCTTAAAAATCCGGTGACAATAAAAATTGAATCAAATGCCCCTACAGCAAATGTTAGTCAGCAAATTGTAAAAACAAACGGCAAATCAAAAATAGAAGTTTTACATGAATTACTTATCAGTCCTGGTTTTGAAAAAGTATTAATTTTTGGCCGCACAAAGTTTGGAGTAGAGAAACTCTCTAGAGAATTGATTGATAGAGGATTTAAAGCTGCTTCCATTCATGGAAATAAAAGCCAAAATCAAAGGCAAAGAGCATTAAGCGAATTTAAAGATGGGTATGTAAAAATATTACTTGCAACAGATGTTGCTTCTCGTGGTCTTGATATTCCAGATGTCACTCACGTCATAAATTACGAATTACCAGAAAGTTATGAAGATTATATCCATAGAATTGGAAGAACTGGTCGCGCAGACAAAAAAGGCACAGCTTTGACTTTTGTTAATTAA
- a CDS encoding ABC transporter ATP-binding protein → MQNILKIIKLSKPQHKWIIVDCLLIVVQSVLQQATPIILMYVVNDLTTQITTGKGNYQELTLLFALIFAVNVGLVIINVVNQRLGDHIASRLGKYLTEVFYKKIFTLPQVYFDSELSGKIVNELNRGIISIRDFIGNASNFILPGILQAIFGIIVLAYFDKLIALLAIAVFPVYILISSYSTKKWGEMQAKKNIHEDASRGRIGEVIGNIKLVKTYNTQKREWDYVRDEYQTLNDLYDKQSTQYHVLNFFREFGLEIAFVFILYIIFTKTFNRSLTLGEMVLIIQILNQLRWPLFGMSFILEQVQRAEADSKEFFAVLDLEGTEKFQDKKLPKLLSKPEINLSNVDFAYSEGGKVLNNINLHLNNPEKVAFVGHSGAGKTTLVNLILDLYDPTSGEITIGNKNYKEVSHAWVREHMALVFQDNELFSSTIRENVAYGAEHATDKEIIKALKDANAYEFVMKFKDGLDAKIGERGVKLSGGQKQRIQIARAILHDKPILILDEATSSLDSRSESLVQDALEKLFKNRLVIIIAHRFSTIQNVDRIVVLDAGTIVDEGKPKELAKKKGLYSELLNYQIEGNKKLLSEYELR, encoded by the coding sequence ATGCAAAATATTTTAAAAATCATAAAATTAAGTAAACCTCAGCATAAATGGATTATTGTTGACTGTCTATTAATTGTTGTTCAATCTGTTTTGCAGCAGGCAACTCCAATTATTTTGATGTATGTCGTAAACGATTTAACTACTCAAATAACAACTGGAAAAGGCAATTATCAGGAATTAACTCTTCTTTTCGCCTTAATTTTTGCAGTTAATGTCGGCTTGGTAATTATTAATGTAGTCAATCAAAGATTGGGGGATCATATTGCAAGTCGTCTTGGAAAGTATCTTACAGAGGTTTTCTACAAAAAAATCTTTACTCTTCCTCAAGTTTATTTTGATAGTGAATTGTCTGGAAAAATTGTCAACGAATTAAATAGAGGAATTATTTCTATCCGTGATTTTATTGGAAATGCCAGCAATTTTATTTTGCCAGGAATTTTGCAGGCAATTTTTGGAATTATAGTTCTTGCATATTTTGACAAATTAATTGCTCTTTTAGCAATTGCTGTTTTTCCAGTTTATATTTTAATTTCCAGTTACTCAACCAAAAAATGGGGAGAGATGCAAGCAAAGAAAAATATTCATGAAGACGCTTCTCGCGGCCGCATTGGTGAAGTTATCGGAAATATTAAATTAGTAAAAACATATAACACACAAAAAAGAGAATGGGATTATGTAAGGGATGAATATCAGACCCTTAATGATTTATATGACAAGCAGTCTACTCAATATCATGTCTTAAATTTCTTCCGTGAATTTGGCCTAGAAATCGCTTTTGTTTTTATCCTTTATATTATTTTTACTAAAACTTTTAATCGCAGCTTAACTCTCGGAGAAATGGTTTTAATTATTCAAATCTTAAATCAATTAAGATGGCCACTTTTTGGAATGAGTTTTATTTTAGAGCAAGTACAAAGAGCTGAGGCAGATTCTAAAGAATTTTTCGCAGTTTTAGATTTGGAGGGTACAGAAAAGTTCCAGGATAAAAAATTACCAAAACTTTTAAGTAAACCTGAAATTAATTTATCAAATGTTGATTTTGCATATTCTGAAGGAGGGAAAGTTTTAAATAATATTAATTTGCATTTAAATAATCCAGAAAAAGTTGCTTTTGTTGGTCATAGCGGTGCGGGTAAAACCACTTTAGTTAATCTAATATTAGACCTTTATGATCCAACTTCAGGTGAAATAACCATTGGTAATAAAAACTACAAAGAAGTTAGCCATGCTTGGGTTCGCGAACACATGGCCTTAGTTTTTCAAGATAATGAATTGTTTTCATCAACAATAAGAGAAAATGTTGCATATGGCGCAGAACATGCAACTGATAAAGAAATTATAAAAGCCCTAAAAGACGCAAATGCTTATGAATTTGTTATGAAATTTAAAGACGGCCTTGATGCCAAAATTGGAGAGCGGGGAGTAAAGCTCTCTGGCGGCCAAAAACAAAGAATTCAAATAGCGCGGGCAATTCTTCATGATAAACCAATTTTAATTTTAGATGAAGCAACTTCTTCTCTTGATTCTCGCTCTGAAAGTTTAGTCCAGGATGCATTAGAAAAATTATTTAAAAATAGATTAGTAATTATTATTGCTCACAGATTTTCAACCATTCAAAATGTTGATCGAATTGTAGTTCTTGATGCTGGAACGATCGTTGATGAAGGTAAACCGAAGGAATTAGCAAAGAAAAAAGGATTATATTCAGAACTTCTCAATTATCAAATCGAAGGAAATAAAAAACTTCTTAGTGAATACGAATTACGATAA
- a CDS encoding phospholipase D-like domain-containing protein: MKKFLTIIILILFVTAWYLLFYTKSKPVSVKVSPAENNLQLFIEPDSGNKFLIDAINSASKDILVEDYLLSDKDTITSIENAKSRGVDVQVLLEEHPFGGSGLNPKTKTDLESHNIKFEWTSSSFALTHEKSLIIDDKELFILSQNLTTSSFTKNREYDIEDTNQNDVNEVKNIFSNDWNRTTFNPSQTDLVISPNTSRPLLTSLIESANKEIDIEVEDIDDPSILSLLSQKSQGEIVNLLTPTLKQVSSNKKAFDELKNSKVNIKTLSSPYIHGKLILIDNQKAYVGSINFSTQSIDENRELGIILNQSDIIETLSQTFAGDWQKAMD; encoded by the coding sequence ATGAAAAAGTTTCTAACCATAATTATCTTAATCCTTTTTGTAACTGCCTGGTATCTTCTTTTTTACACCAAATCAAAACCAGTTTCTGTAAAAGTTAGTCCAGCCGAAAATAATTTGCAGCTTTTTATCGAGCCGGATTCTGGAAATAAATTCTTAATTGACGCAATCAATAGTGCTTCAAAAGATATTCTAGTAGAAGATTATTTGTTATCAGACAAAGACACAATTACATCTATTGAAAATGCCAAATCTCGCGGTGTTGATGTGCAAGTTTTGCTTGAAGAGCATCCTTTTGGCGGCAGCGGTTTAAATCCTAAAACCAAAACTGATTTAGAATCTCATAACATAAAATTTGAATGGACAAGCTCTAGTTTTGCATTAACTCACGAAAAGTCTCTAATTATAGATGACAAAGAATTATTTATTTTAAGTCAAAATTTAACAACTAGTAGTTTTACCAAAAACAGAGAATACGATATCGAGGATACTAATCAAAATGATGTAAACGAAGTTAAAAATATTTTTTCAAACGATTGGAATAGAACAACTTTTAATCCATCTCAAACTGATTTAGTAATTAGTCCAAACACGTCTCGTCCGTTATTAACTTCATTAATTGAAAGTGCAAATAAAGAAATTGATATAGAAGTAGAAGACATTGATGATCCATCAATATTAAGTTTATTATCGCAAAAATCTCAGGGCGAAATAGTTAATTTGTTAACACCAACTCTTAAACAAGTTAGTTCAAATAAAAAAGCTTTTGATGAATTAAAAAACTCTAAAGTAAATATTAAAACATTATCTTCGCCATATATTCACGGCAAATTAATTTTAATAGATAATCAAAAAGCTTATGTTGGCTCTATTAATTTTTCAACTCAAAGCATTGATGAAAATAGAGAATTGGGAATTATTTTAAATCAGTCCGATATTATAGAAACTTTATCCCAGACATTTGCTGGCGATTGGCAAAAAGCGATGGATTAA
- a CDS encoding YdeI/OmpD-associated family protein translates to MTQISGGTVHTLPKDLHDALSKDAKALLIWETLTPLARNEWICWTTLVKKQETRNDHVRRVVSELKDGMRRPCCWLGCIHRKDKPLSKSVKYVLSKRKIA, encoded by the coding sequence ATGACTCAAATTTCAGGAGGTACAGTCCACACCTTACCAAAAGATTTGCATGATGCTTTATCAAAAGACGCCAAAGCTCTTTTAATTTGGGAAACTTTAACTCCTCTTGCCAGAAATGAATGGATTTGTTGGACAACTCTAGTTAAAAAGCAGGAAACAAGAAATGATCACGTCAGAAGAGTAGTGAGTGAATTAAAAGATGGTATGCGCCGTCCGTGTTGTTGGCTTGGTTGTATTCATAGAAAAGATAAACCTCTTAGTAAGTCAGTTAAGTATGTTCTTAGCAAACGTAAAATTGCTTAG